In Musa acuminata AAA Group cultivar baxijiao chromosome BXJ2-8, Cavendish_Baxijiao_AAA, whole genome shotgun sequence, one genomic interval encodes:
- the LOC103993158 gene encoding uncharacterized protein LOC103993158 has protein sequence MQQDVINTTSEQLSVEEGISSPIAAQILDFCDGDVGGDLFPPPDIALLRFTDDANAEASATTPLPCYTDDTSFSPFPSPIDSATLSALLDAPSAQLPDTEADVLPADSSPLSPPLAMFPAPPSYAGEHHLDPFDDQISMGDAATSGYRPYSPDPAAVRGPPSCHQQRPTASEEEYYAAAAVTAMQQTPGFAGMEPCVLLEGGGVGALYYRGGMAGEEGRDGFFYAGGMMAAAPGAGFVGPPDVADYHRMDGVLGLYAQDTQRAYSSADLQVIRGGSQRLMAGGSGKPMLLPASDIPVMDDTTFKVGRLSVEERKEKIHRYMKKRNERNFSKKIKYACRKTLADSRPRVRGRFARNDEFGEITKPSSSNHEFDDDEEVVVKEEEDILDSLDILAHISGVNSFKYNFTLESWIRP, from the exons ATGCAGCAGGACGTGATCAATACAACGTCAGAGCAGCTCTCCGTT GAGGAGGGCATCTCCAGCCCCATCGCCGCCCAAATACTCGACTTCTGCGACGGCGACGTCGGTGGGGATCTCTTCCCACCGCCCGACATCGCCCTCCTCCGGTTCACCGACGACGCGAACGCCGAGGCGTCCGCCACCACGCCTCTCCCTTGCTACACCGACGACACCTCCTTCTCACCCTTCCCCTCCCCCATCGACTCCGCCACCCTCTCTGCCCTCCTCGACGCCCCCAGTGCGCAGCTGCCCGACACCGAGGCTGACGTCCTCCCCGCCGACTCCTCGCCGCTGAGCCCTCCCCTGGCCATGTTCCCCGCACCGCCGTCTTACGCAGGGGAACACCACCTGGACCCCTTCGACGACCAGATATCGATGGGCGACGCGGCCACGAGCGGGTACCGACCGTACTCGCCTGATCCCGCGGCGGTCCGGGGCCCACCAAGCTGCCACCAGCAGCGTCCGACGGCAAGCGAGGAGGAATACTACGCCGCTGCGGCGGTGACGGCGATGCAGCAGACACCCGGGTTCGCGGGGATGGAGCCGTGCGTCCTCCTCGAAGGGGGCGGCGTCGGGGCGTTGTACTACCGGGGTGGAATGGCGGGCGAAGAGGGGCGGGACGGGTTCTTTTATGCGGGCGGGATGATGGCGGCGGCGCCCGGCGCGGGCTTCGTGGGACCACCTGACGTGGCGGATTACCATAGGATGGATGGTGTTTTGGGATTGTACGCTCAGGATACCCAGCGAGCGTATAGCTCCGCCGATTTGCAG GTAATTCGAGGAGGCAGCCAACGTCTGATGGCCGGAGGCAGTGGCAAACCGATGCTGCTGCCAGCATCCGACATCCCGGTCATGGATGATACCACCTTCAAAGTAGGCCGCTTGTCCGtcgaggagaggaaggagaagatccACAGATACATGAAGAAGAGAAATGAAAGAAACTTCAGCAAAAAGATCAAG TATGCTTGTAGGAAAACTCTAGCAGACAGCCGACCAAGAGTCCGTGGACGGTTTGCTAGGAATGATGAATTTGGGGAGATAACAAAACCCAGTTCCAGCAACCATGAATTCGATGATGACGAAGAA GTGGTTgtgaaggaagaagaggacatACTTGACTCCTTGGACATCCTTGCACATATTAGTGGCGTTAACTCCTTCAAATACAACTTCACTCTTGAGTCATGGATACGACCATGA
- the LOC135619112 gene encoding uncharacterized protein LOC135619112, with protein MEDVFPVGQESLEGKHKKNNAGVENDNHYTLSECKLDCEHVTSKLPLILDIKQPKRCRRCCQLHKSCSCTNQFVLSNSFDFSSGTQEADFGLETLRIFCRKSSSLTLPGLKSNSKQQRKSRSTHSVTDLVAECSPVARSGNIVVSPWNRRVFDSIEATLRSRGLMKSPVILGTTSPDDDMKRVRTKSISLSDAKSPESISFHSGLQNSTSGSPRIVATPCRRQSSELSISQEMTSSCSDTSYRTDSSAGFNSALLHCVWEDGNPYFVFSVGEDQADVYMASPHKTKSSADRALDYIYLFHACKNNRKKSEFHLHNGSIFVAKMKVRSSLVLNSSRTKFVESEFVLSAAKEDSFNEMQRPSPCFTKSKGMTGRLSEIFRRSHRYKSNSIKRVGGGSSCQVEDLPQTYASELGIIDETGCPKLPSDDIPHNLELAAIVVQDFGYQSKHLASFDGWGLKFLEKAGTDSSQGPPSSSARYKENYTEHMNSDRNVSVLLPAGFHGGPMARAGGPSSLTERWRSNGHCDCGGWDVGCPLTILSNNNSIYSSGLAETEDDCKPLRLFIEGAKQDGLTFSFRMFSVSRDVYIVYFQPTLSALQSFSIGVAMIHSESSDLCPQW; from the exons ATGGAAGATGTATTCCCAGTTGGCCAAGAATCATTAGAGGGTAAACACAAGAAGAATAATGCTGGGGTTGAGAACGACAACCACTACACGCTGTCGGAATGCAAATTGGACTGTGAGCATGTCACCAGCAAGCTACCGTTGATTTTGGATATCAAGCAACCCAAAAGATGTCGAAGATGCTGCCAGTTGCATAAATCTTGTTCTTGCACCAATCAATTCGTCCTGTCGAATTCTTTCGATTTCTCCAGTGGAACTCAGGAGGCGGACTTCGGTTTGGAGACTCTCCGTATTTTTTGCCGGAAGAGTTCCTCGTTGACTCTCCCGGGCCTCAAGTCAAACTCTAAACAGCAAAGGAAATCACGAAGCACACACAGCGTGACTGATCTCGTGGCTGAATGTTCTCCTGTAGCTCGATCAGGAAATATAGTTGTGAGTCCTTGGAACAGACGGGTATTTGATTCGATAGAAGCAACTTTGAGATCGAGAGGCCTCATGAAAAGCCCAGTAATTCTTGGAACAACTTCACCAGATGATGACATGAAACGGGTTAGGACAAAATCAATCAGCTTAAGCGATGCGAAATCCCCCGAGTCGATATCCTTTCATTCTGGGCTTCAGAATTCAACATCGGGCAGTCCCAGAATAGTGGCCACACCTTGCAGAAGGCAAAGTTCCGAGTTAAGCATCTCCCAGGAGATGACTTCTTCTTGCTCAGATACATCGTACCGGACCGATTCATCTGCAGGCTTCAATTCTGCACTGCTTCACTGTGTTTGGGAGGATGGAAATCCTTACTTTGTGTTCTCTGTGGGCGAGGATCAAGCTGATGTATACATGGCCAGTCCTCATAAGACCAAGTCTTCAGCTGACAGGGCCCTGGATTACATCTATCTGTTCCATGCATGCAAGAACAACAGAAAGAAATCAGAGTTCCATCTTCATAATGGCTCAATATTTGTTGCTAAGATGAAGGTGCGAAGTTCTCTAGTTCTCAATTCCAGCAGAACTAAATTTGTAGAGTCTGAGTTTGTTCTGTCTGCTGCTAAAGAGGACTCATTCAATGAAATGCAAAGACCCTCTCCTTGTTTCACCAAAAGCAAGGGGATGACCGGAAGGTTGTCTGAGATATTTAGGCGAAGTCATCGGTACAAATCCAACTCCATCAAAAGAGTCGGTGGTGGATCAAGCTGTCAGGTTGAGGACCTGCCACAAACGTATGCGAGCGAGTTAGGAATCATCGATGAAACAGGCTGCCCAAAGCTCCCATCTGATGATATTCCACACAACCTCGAGTTGGCAGCAATAGTCGTGCAAGATTTTGGGTACCAAAGCAAACATTTAGCAAGCTTTGATGGTTGGGGCCTCAAGTTTCTTGAGAAAGCTGGAACTGATTCTTCTCAAGGTCCTCCATCTTCTTCTGCTAGATACAAGGAAAACTACACGGAACACATGAACTCAGACAGGAATGTGAGCGTTCTACTCCCAGCCGGATTTCATGGTGGTCCAATGGCCAGAGCTGGTGGCCCTTCCAGTCTCACCGAGAGATGGAGGTCCAATGGACATTGCGACTGTGGTGGATGGGATGTTGGGTGTCCTCTGACAATACTTAGCAACAACAACTCCATCTATTCTTCAGGACTAGCAGAAACAGAAGATGATTGTAAGCCTCTCCGCCTTTTCATAGAG GGTGCAAAGCAAGATGGACTCACTTTCAGTTTCAGAATGTTCAGTGTGAGCAGAGACGTCTACATCGTTTACTTCCAGCCAACTCTTTCAGCTCTGCAGTCGTTCTCCATAGGAGTAGCAATGATCCATTCAGAGTCCTCAGATCTGTGTCCACAATGGTGA